A segment of the Vespula pensylvanica isolate Volc-1 chromosome 9, ASM1446617v1, whole genome shotgun sequence genome:
TTCTACCCAAGAAATGTTTATCTCTATCGCGGGTAAATCCTCTGTGACAAAGATAGCACAAGTCTATCAAATAACTGTACTTCAATGTAGAATTCTGTATGGCATAACTTAATACTTTTGAAAATGGATCCAACAGTCCCTAAAATGGAATAAgacataataaaattgttttcagaCTCACAAATACAGTCTGCTTGGTACAATATTACTTTCGATTGTTGTATGCCTGGAACTTTTAATACAGAAATCATAATTCGTAATAATGGCAAAGTGTCTTCGATAGATGAGAGCATTAACACAAGTCTACGAAATAATCCATCAAATTGTGTTAATAATCCACTCCATGTTGCTGCCCCAGGACCTAAACCTGCTTCCAATGGCAAGCAATCCAAATAACAAGCTATGTTGTGGAGTATTATTGGTAAACGTTCCACTGGTAGAGACTTTTTTGCATTTAGAGTCtaggatttttatttataatcagataaattattcttttatcaaaaacaaattaaaaaaatatatatttttattacctcTAACAATAACTGTAAAGGTGCTATTGGATTCAGTTCATTAAAATCAACTAAAGCTTGTGCAACACTTTTGAAGAACTGCATTCGTGTAGATTCTGTAAATGGATATAACATTTCtgatatcatataaatattatatcatataaaaatatagatgcATATGCTGTACCATTAAGGTGTGTTTGGAACATTTGCATGAATATTCCATTAGGCGCTAGTTGATGAAGGACACATCTTAGAAATTGATGAGCCACGCTAATCGCACCACCAGGTAGATGCATGTTAGTTTCGCTCTGCCATGGATACATTGCATGTAAAGCCACTCTaaaagtttttcatttatctttgcTCATCTTTcataaacatttaattatatgaatataatatacttactttGTTACTACACTAAGAATTTCTGGTAAAAGAGGCGCAGCTAAGGACGGTTCACGATGTATGAACGTTCCtaaaataatgatacaaaGACCAAGTTCTTCATCAgagtattcttcttttatagttCCACAATCAGAGCACCTGTATAACATAAGTGAAGAATAACTACAATTTACAAACTACAGATAGACTTTATTATgtatcttaataaatatacctATCATATACGCAGTCATCACCAATACGAAATAAACTttgtttcaaattaaaatttgcaTGATATGCTTGTTGAGATACATAATCTAAATTTGATTGTATTTGCGGACCAGACCTAcagcaaatataaataattaatttctttttttgcaatattttaaaaaatattatataaatattatatattatataaatatttaatgctTACCATGAATTCATATGTCTTGCAAATGCTACATCCGGAGCTGTCACCGTTCCTACTTTTCGAGGCTTATCTCTTTGTATGCGTATCTGATCTTTTGATTTAGTTTTTTTCTCCTGTTCAAATATTCGTGAATTAAAATCTATTCCCTCGATGGCTGGAGGAGGTGATTCTAAAGCTACTTGTTTGATTAATCTTCTAGGACTTGCTGATCTACTCGAATGTATCTCATTTGATGTTGGCATAAGTGAGGTAgactagaaagaaaaagataataatttattgctataataatatcgtaataaaagtgtatttaataatatttattacttgataattatcattaaatcaatcattattattattgcttgACATCATACTATTATGTTTTAAACATACCATGTTTTCTGACGTAATGCTGTCTTGCTTTAAGGAAGTAATGGTTTCATCCTTgacatcgttattttttttattagtatctacataaaaataatataattagtaGCATGTcaaattagtattatatagGTTTAtcaagatatttaaaataccaTCGATGTCGGTTACACCAAGTGCTTGTCGAACACGTTCAGCGAGGCGGGATATGTCCCTTTGTGGACCAACAGGTAAAAGTCTTTCAGGCATGGGAAATTCAAGTTGAGAAATACTTCGTGGACTGGTAACATCGCTAGACATACAAGTTTCACTGTCTTGTTCGAACGATGAACCTTAGAAAAAttgtgtaatattattaaacaaataataaatatttccatttcatttgttataataaacaaaCTTACTGACTGTCAACACGTCCATTTTAGAAAGGGGTGATTCTGGAGATCCATATGCATCCTCGCATCGCAATACACGTTGGGAAGTTCTTGAAGCTAAAGTAAGAAATCAAAGTTATCTTTCATAgttttgtttcatattttttcataaaggatattagaattttattaaccTGTTAGTCGAGTTGTACCAATTGGTAATAATCGCTCGATCGTCGGCGTTGTCATCGGAAGTTGTGGGCTTCCTAACCAACTGGCATGTTGTCCATTCTCTGTACTTGTAATTTGAGAAGATATAGAACTCATCGCAGGTGAACTAGATTGGTCACTGCTAGTAACTGTAATAGCTTGGCATGGAGAGACTGGCGATACTATAGTTGTTGGCTGTTCCACGTGTTTTTGTCGACCTAACTGTTTAGAGTTTGGTGAATCTGCCATTTTTGGTATAGAAGGAGGTGTTTTCTCTGCTGGCGGTTCATATCTGTGATAATAGAAATCAATTATTCACTTGGAATGtcgtaaaatttgaaatttacgaTCAATTaaatgatcattttttataccTTTGAATATGAGATATACTTGTAGCTACAGCAAAGGCACTAGACAATCCAAATGGCCTCGCAGATATATTATCTCCATTAAAGTGTAATTgacctttttcttctgttattGATACTTTTGACATTGATGGCTGTTTAGAGGATTCGTGCTGTCCACCTAGAAAAGTACTTGTTACCATCATTTTGACACCTTCGTGAACGCTCCACTTTTTTTGAGTTCCAAATTTGTTAGCCTGTTGTAACGATAATATTTAGTCCGTAATTCTCCAAAAATATCACCGTAAGTTTAACTAATTAACTTACTTGATGCGTATCATCCTCGCTTCCTAAAAACCAAGTTGGTCTTGTTGCTGGCATTCCGGATTTCAATCGATTCGAATGATTAACTTCAATTTTTCCAACTATATCACTGGTTGTAGACGTTCTGGCACCATGTATAGAGGCACTTCGAGTGACAACAGCTGTACTTTCCTCCAGTTCGCCAAGAGATCCTCCACTACTACCATGCAAGGTGCTGTCAGATTTTGGACTCTCTGGTATTGCAGCCAGCTCGGACTCCGTATCATCCGCATTGATCGAACAGCTTTATACAGGCATTCACAATAGCGAAAATTGTAACAAGCAGCTACTGACATAAGCACAGGCAGGTGTAACAGCAGGTGTGAATTCATTATTCTCCGGGATaacattgtttaaaaaatgaccgaaacgaaaatttttgaaagttGAATTTTGAAGGCGAATATAATAAAGTTGTAGTTATAGCTAATTTATTTAGAAGGCAATGATAAAGCTAAGTTcataagaaaataacattGATCGTTGTTACTCATAAACACGTATTTATCCTGGTCTGTTTGGATTTgttctaatttttaaatataatataatagaaagatgtagttatataaattatcgtatAGCATAACTATTTCGAGAATCAGTAAAATTCTCTAAAAGTTTTCTAAAAGTGCATATACAGAATAATGCATGAAAGTGCAAAATTCATACGTAACAGCTACGTGTGACATTCCaaaaaggggagaagaaatgctttctatttttcgttgAAAGTATTGTATCACCTAAAATGCtcgatgtaatattttattaaatagacCTTGAGTGTTTGTTTGTGTAGCGACAAGGTGGGCCACTCTCTTCCCAATGAGTTTCCATTGCAAGAGATTGACTGTGAATAGCACTTGGACTACGTTGATGAACCGATATCAATGGTGTACGTATCGGTGGACTTTCGCTGTCAAATTCACCCATTGCACTGGCCGCCAACTCATGATCTACTCCAAGAGATGGCTGTGATACATCTACAGTAATTTTGATCGCATTAATCTCTATTcagttataaatataaatttgaatttatatatttaccacGTGATCTAGAAGGAGGTCCACCCATTACCACTGTAGCCGGTATTCTCTTACATTGATGATGCTGTGCATCGAGTGTATTCAatactatttttatcaaaGCTTGTAATTGATTACACCACGGTTGTTGACTGTATTGACactaaaaaatatcaaatagtGTTGTATtgtgattaaattatttatcagatCAGAGTATTTCAATTTCTaccttatataatataacaagaaGAGACATCAACCAAGATCGTCTAATATGTGGTTCTAAATACCAAAGACTATATGTAGGTTGTTGATGATCTGTTGGAGGAACACCTTGCGGTGGACAAGGACAATGTTGTAATATAGCCAAAACTGGTGGTGTCATTACCCAACCCATTACATGATTTTGATCCAATAGTTGTGGTAAATTAGCCACGAAGACATTGAATACTGGAGAAAGtctatttataaaagagaaattattttttctgcaCTATATACATACCACACTTTTTGTTACGTAAATAAGatcttttctcgaaataagaaatataaagatgtTACCTCAATCTTTGTGGAGAAATGTGGAATGTTCGTTCTGTTTGATTATATCCtaacaaaagatataaatgtCGTAAAACTATTCCTTGAGTCTTTGATAATGGTTTTTCATCTGTCGGATATGcctattgaaattttatacaaattaaattttataatatataaatttatttaaattttatcaatactaACTTACTTGATCTTGTCTAGAAAGAAATtgcattaaaagaaaaactaataaatGAATGGTTTCTTTATCAGCTTCTTCAAAGTCAACAATTTTATGCGTATAATTTGGTAAAGTACCGCCTTCGTCGACCATATTCAATGAATGTACATGGCCatctgtaaatattaaattacatcaaatctctttttattaacaatactaaaacaaaagtaaatgATTAGATTacttgaaagaaaatcgttttatttatatgtcaCATGCCAGTATATATTACCTAGTGAATGAGAGGTATTACATTTTTTGCTTATTGAAATCAATTTCGGACaaatttccattattttctatgATCTATTTTAAGGCTATACAAGttctatattttatgttatattgtCTAAGAAGCACAGTGAACGAACATGCATAtgttaaaaaagtataagCCACCGCAATCAttcattcgataaataaatgaaaaaagggaatCGTGCAAAGCATGTGTgcatacattattattaaaatatttatgctTAATTTTTGTCcagatagaaatgaaaatattttacgcgGAGTACGATGTAAGTTAAAATTTAAAtggaagagataaaagaaaaatgttatttatccGAAGAGGTTATTAAAATGCGTTTAAtcaggaaaacaaaaatttgtttaatttatattccaaTTTTATCGGAACATTGTTGGACTTACCAGACGATCCGCATATAAAAGTTACGTTTTAAAGTCCTGATATATTACGTTGATCGCGTATACAAAGGGGGAACatttatgcatacatatattattcgtatCTAAAAGCGATGCAATTGCAACTACACTACCTGAAATACTGTTATTAGGTGGGGTGGGCCCCAGCAACTGACCCAGTCCGAATCTGGAGCTCTTGCGCTTCAAAATAGGTGCGGAATATTGTCGACTATagatcttttccttttctgtaAGCGGGAAACAGGGAACAATGATGCTAATACATTGAAAATCATGATGATGCGACGTGCATCGTGATTATTTTAATCAGCTAATTTCGTAAATACTAAGTCTAAAAGGTTTGAAtatgtagaaataatattgactGTCtgctaaaaaattattcattctctATATCCTTCCCACTTTATTTACAATTGTTTGTCCCTCCGTTAACTGTAATATAATCAGAGGTCTAATAATCGTAGTAATCGTTCTAtcgtataaatagaataattgaTTGTAAAGAGTAATAGGAAAAGATCatttaaaatgatttgttTACTAAACCTGACATTAATAACTGTTATGGTCAAACATCGCCTTCATTCAAGTTATAAATACCTTGTTTAGTATCCTGCCTGGGGATCATCGATGCGGGTGCTGACATAGTTCGTTTATATGGCCATTTCGTTCCGAAATTCGCGCTCAGAGTTTTTACGGAACTTGTTCCACTTCCATCGGATTGAGAAAGCGCTTCGTGAGCTCTGTGTAATTTCTTCATGAAAATCTCACTATTCAAATCAGTATTTCTGAGATCTATGCGAAGGATATATTGATCGTAATATCACTATCCTCCTTTGAAAAAAGTtcctcgaataaaataaaatacaaaccGCGTAAATAAACTATATCTCCAGATTTCTCTAAATTGATTTGAGCCTCGAGAAATACTGCGTCAAAACGATTGAGAAAGAATTCCCAAGTTAAAATACGGCGGTCACTTAAGCAATTGTGAAGTTGATACAGCGATTGTAACACCATTGGTCGATCTTCGATTACTAAGTCGAATTGAGTTTCCAAACAAAGAATTAAAGACTGGAAACATGGAATATTCATGTTACATAATAAACTTGCAAAATTatggataaaaattaaaagacacCACTTACACGTACGGAAGTATCATGGATTGTACCAAGATAAAGAGTAGCTCTTTGTGCGACATAGACGTTGCTATCGTCCATACTGGTGATTAAATAACAGAAAGCAATTGCTAATGCAGCTTGCAGACTCAAAACGTTTCGTAATGGCGTCGAATCCATAAATCTAGCGATCAACGTTACTCTTTCCACTAAATACaagtgatattattattattcgatttgatataataaaaatataaagtagtTCTTTCCCGTTTACCTGCTAAAAATCTGATACGCCAATCAGAATTTTGAAATTCTTCTTTGATCAAGCGACAAAATGTATCGGTTCCGCAAGGTAGTGTCACACAATGCAACAGCAGAGGTACAGTAACTTCAGCTATGTGAGAATATTCAGCATTCAAAAGTTCCCACAAgctaagtatttatatttaaatatttattaatcttttttagaAACTATTTTATAGATCGACGCGCAATTGAAATCATAAGAACTTACTTtcttatcaataaattttcttgacACCAAATGAAAAAGCCTTGATGGTCTTTTACCGCTGTATTAAATGCATCCCCATACAAACACATAACATTTAAACATTGCAACATGTAATACAAAATGTCGGCTTTGTCGATAGTCTGAATCTCCTAGAATcatcaacgataataataatcactgACTCGTAATGTTTAAAGTtcctatatataatttgattataacCTTAAGAagtttgtgtatatattgtaaCTGTTCGGGTAATTCATCGATGGAAAATCGAAACTTGCCAACGGAAGTTTGCCAAAAATCGTCGAGCTCATTCTCCGGACTACAGTTCAAAGGTTGATCATTTTCTCCTATGAGATGTGGTTTCGCTACGCTAACCGTTGCCGTagctaaaattatttttatcaaagaatcTTATGTAGCAAACAGTTGGtttaaacaagaagaaaagatcaaTAACAAAAACATTAGACTCACCAACATCGGTATCCGAAAGGGTAACAGCTCGTGCTACGGCAGACATGACTTTTTCAGCTGGCATGATAGCCGCAAGATCCAATTGCTCCGAAACTGTTTCTACTGTGGCTGTCATGATCTGTTCGAAGAACTGATATAAACGATCAAAATACCCGTTATTGCACGACATAGATTAGCCTACCGTGTTTTATGGTCATACAGGCCATTTCGTAGTAGAAgttggaagagaaagaaagagaggaagaacaTAGAGTTTAGACGAGCAGCATGCTGCGTTGTTAGCACAGATAGGTGTTGTACACAATGTGATTCAGTGTATTCGGTAGAGCGtacatctctttttttgtttgttttttagcATATAATTACAACATATAGAAACAAAACGTACGTGAGGCATATGGACGAGAACACCACCAACGGAATGTAACTCTGGAACTGGCATATTAATGACAACATCTGGCTTCGAATCGCTTTTCCTAGTAGATTCTGGCGAACCCTTACGGCCGTGATCTTCCACTGTTTCATCGATTATCGTCTAAAAGCATAAATTCTCTTAAATAGCAAGttctttaatcattttaataataatcaacttACATCCGGTGGATACGCCGGATTTTCTGGAGCCATGTAAGTGACCAATTGTAAACACAGTTGGTGCCATATTACTCTTGATTCGCAATAACTGCATTCGTTTTTAGAGTCACATATATGACAATTGTTCCAGTTTGATGCTACTATTGATTTCATAAGATGACACGCGTTTTTACAGACCGAGGAGTTGATGCCAGTGTGTTTATCAACATCTTGTAGCTCCATCTtttaacagaagaaaaaaaaatctgattaATCAATCAAAACTTTTAGACGTTCTctcgttttaaatatatcgttttaagTTACCTGCTTTAATAGAATATCGAGCATAAGAATGCAACAAGATAAGTTTAATTCCGCGTTGGTATTAAATTCCATATGTCTTGGGATAGGAATAGCATCATCGGAAAGAGGCGTTGATTTGCCTGATTCATTTTCTACGACTGAACTTACAAAAAGaagtatttaaatttcatGAACAAGGGTAGAGTTGCACTCAAACTTcctaattatatttactactTACATATCGTATTGTCACCTTCATTTTTCATAGCTTTATTAGGTTTTTCTTCAGATTCTGTCGTGTTCATTTTCCCCATTACCGCGACTCCATCACTGAACATCGAGAACAATTGACATAACGGAATCATAATTTCTAACATTGTCAAAGTCTGAAGCCAATTAAGTGCTTGTTCTTGCACTTTTGGACTGGTATTGATAAATCTTTTCGCTACGAAATTATACATCTTTTTTGCATCAAAACCTAACGGGCTCATATCTGGATCTAAAATTTTACTGCAATTCAGACACAATAATAAGATGTTAAAATTGATAACAGCTGTGTATCGATGAAAACAAATGTAATCATAGATAATGTGTAGATACCAAAGAATCATCTTTAGTTCGTGAAGTTCATGTTCCGGTACGTCGTTAACCATTGCTTCCATCCAATGTGGCATCACGTAATCCCATACGTCGGTTGTGATTACCTCGTAAGGAACCAAGCAAAAAAGCCGATTTAAACCGTCTTTCAAATGTGACGTTCTCGAGGCCAAAGTCTCcctaattaaataatgaataatctATCTCGGTTAAGtttcatttattacattaaaacaTCAATTATGATTTCGCATACTTACAGGTACTTTAGAAAAACTTTTGAAACGGTTCTTACCAATGACCTCCGACTCTAACGTAATCAGCTGGATGTGGTAAAAGACAGGAAATGAAGACGTCGTAATGGGTTTTCATAACTTTAGATAGCCAACCACAGACGTACTCGGTCTTTAGTTTTTCAAGCGCACTTTCGGCTTGGCCTATGaaccaataaaaaattttgttataaatcgtaaaatacaattttatcagAGACGTATGATCAGGGTATATGTACACATCGGAAAGCACATTGTGTATGTTCGATAAATGCTACATTCGTTATTGTCGGAGATACGTAAAGCTAGCAACTATAAACGAACAATGACAGTAATAAATAGTcgagtattattaattattcgattaataataaataaaggataatttgatttttttttttttttttttaatattgtaatatagcGAACGCTTTGATCTtgtttgattatataaatgagACCAGGtatgaatcgatcgatcgattaaaagatCGAACATTGGGATTTATACGCGAATAAGATTCATTACTTTTCTATACGTTTAGTTTTCATGCATAGAATTCAATGAGTCGAAGAAAGCTTGTACGCACAAAAACATATTAAGCggtatcattaatattactatcTCCTTTTCAAATTCTATACATTGAAAACAAAGTATTAATAGCCGCGACGCAGACGCACTcgcttctttatatttatatctatctaacaaaaagatttttttttgtattcgtgTAATACAACAAGAgtatgataatttatatgcGAACGAATATGTACGacaaatgtttaattttttaaacacatCAATACAcgtctctgtgtgtgtatatacatacatgcatatgcaAAGGCAATATCTTATTCAATGTCAACATGATGCGATATATAGGCGCCGATCTCGAAAAAaccttaatttattttcatccatTGATTATCATTTAGATATCAACgttttttcgttaataatttagatgttcaatgaattttattcgttgatattataataaatattttttaatcaatttttttctcataggATGCAGTATCGAATTGtgttataaaacaaatagagaaagaaagaaaagagagagagagagagaaatagtatttaaaaaaaaatatagattgaAAAACAAGTTCAAAAACACATTTTTGTTAACACACAAAAATGTTCTGTATAGATAAACGCGAGCATCGATAAGTTAAACATATGACGGGATATTTATTTTCGGCATTCGACGCCTACTTATATAACGAGTCATAACAGCGTGCCACAAACAATTGAAGAAACATCGAATATAAATCGAATGTTTCGACCGTACTTGAACGATATAACAGATACatggtacgtatatatatacgtaagagATTCGTGAGGTAAAAGCAAAAGGTCCACAAGGATCCATTGATTAAGAGCGTTCAATGAAATACCATCGAAGAGGGCACGTACGACAATTAATTTCAGAAATAAATAGCATAAGCACAGACAAAAAACGCCGATCAAAGACTGTCAACAATAAAATCTGTGAATACGATGATAAATAGCGACATATAAGAGTTATGTTAATGTTTGAGAACGATTTCGGTGCGTCGAATGTGCCTACGATCGCGGCCATTTTCTACCTACGTTCATCTACATTCTACTTCAAATAGTGTATATGCGAAGTGTTAAATTACCAACAGAAAAGATAAGGTGCATAAGGCTTTTTTTAGTACCATCGAAAGAGTAGGCAGTGACATGAAACCAATGAAATAGCATTGACAATAAACGCCCGAGTATTTCAATCGGGGTATCCTGGTTCGGGGTACAGAGTCCCACGAGTAGCCAAACGCCATATCTTCCTAAAAGTTGTCTCTCCTCGAGTGTCGTAGGATCGCATTGAACCGATCCACCAGCTCCAGAGAAGCCACTACTTCCAAGACCACCACCGCTACCACCTCCAGAACCACCTCCGCTAATGCCGCTActgccaccgccaccgccaccgccaccgccaccgccactgCTTCCTGGGAATCCTGTGCTGCCCTTATTAGTACTTATTTCTGAGATGTCGCGGTTACTATCCATACTTAGCGGTTCAGCTTCCTTGAGCAGgctgcaaataaaaaagaaacattctgTCAAAGATCTATCGATCGCGATCCTCGGTCACGTCTGGTTGTCGTCGGTTATTTTCTCgcgcaattttctttctttcctttctctttcgttcaatCTTTCCTGTCATCAAATCGATCGACATTCTCtatgtacgtacctacgtccttcaaaatttttacttcctttaattctctcttaaattttttttttttttttttttttttttttttttcatagatattaTACATTCTCAATAACAATATGAGTGATGGTTTTTTCTTAACTCTGAACGACGTTAGGTGAAATATGATCGAACGTCGAAGAAACTTTGCTTCCACGTTCAATATCGTAGCGAGTCCTTCCATAATACAAGTATCGATCACTGTTGATAATAAAgagcattttattttctatagatattCACTCCGAATATATTCTCGTAGCTATGAAAGGACATATCGCGGAATCTTCGGTAAGATAATGTCGATCATTCGTGTCGACGCATGTTTCATCAGAAATATTagtatcgattaataaatattaatgaaaaatatatatcgacttACGTCGACCACAACTTTAACTGACAGCCGTGCCTTCGGATtgcgataaattaattaatagatgTGGAAAGCTAAATAGAATGATTCTAAACAGAGGAATATAGTGGATTTCTGCGGTTTGTAAGGAAACATTGACGCATCATTCGTTAATGTCATCTTTGAGATACCAGCTAGGAGAATTAACATTCATATTATGCGAGTATActtgacaaataaaaataaatgattcaaaaaacattttctgATCGATCATCAAGTGGCGATCGTGCGTGGATAAATCTAACGAGATTTGGAAAGGTATCGTAAGCCATCATGCAGCATACCAGTGTACTTTAaagattatttgatttatatgtttccttttccttttgatAATAGTGCtatctttgttttattgtttatattgcCGAAGAATACCAGGTGCTGTTGTGCGATATCCAGGATGTTTTACAAGACGGCATCTCCGATAAGATATCGCGTGATTTCTAAGGTGCACTTTCCTATGTTCTACTGCGGGCGAACGCTTTTCAATTACATGTTTTGTGGAGAAATgtatagtaaaaaaagaggaaggagagagagaaagagagtgttaTGTTTAAAAGCTGCTGGATGGAACTATATATCTTAAATCAAATTCTGTGTGCGCTATTCTAATTTCCTTTAGTTTTGTTAGACTATTTTGAAGACAATTTTCTGCATGGGCATTGCTTCATTCGCTTCGTATACATCCAAGGAAAACATACAGAGCTTTCTTTGATCACAATTAATGAACTTTGATATTAGAAATTTCGATGGAACTTTCTATTAACCATTGATTTTGTTATCGTAATAGTCCATTAAAGGTGATAACTCAGCATCATGTCTTACCAAGCAGATTGGACCAGCACGAACAAACATGTAAAGCAACAATGAACCTGTGATTGTTCGTTAATATGCGTCATGAAATTTAATCATAGAACTGGTCAACATATAATGGCCTTGTGTCttaatgattttcatttttatttccaaagaTGCGATTGGATAATTCGTTAGAAagtatacttatattttttcatttgcatGATTTCTTATGGTTCATTTCTTGtcaaatttatcattaaaattaacaatttttcaatcgcATCCTACAACATGAGAAACAATCTTGATCCTTTTTGTGTCCGTATTTGCATACGCGTACACGATACACATCGATATGTAGGTA
Coding sequences within it:
- the LOC122631808 gene encoding protein unc-79 homolog isoform X10: MGTKFAAYTLKLTNLNEYYQRLLHGSQPLPSGTDMANTVKHLSQTLLSVLKEAREAPLEMIKSQKFDSERMALYPNLDYKQLYNALTQLMDVIPLIHIGLQAFGQALLQCLACLLPFLEHDLIDNMPYLAASSISVLPMELHQDIVNYLCFYILPFTITRKTEDNNENSASQSIAAVIMMIFQYSNNPAHHCQLLECLMTLKPGVVKDILCVIAYGTAPARASAAKLLFYYWPSFNPNLFDRRAVLVKFANDLSPFVCQRDSCPNAGNAEAGKVCYDHRISITFATESPPPLYLCIECANEIHREHPNQMFYDILHPMQQVSMVCENKNCRASDKSAISVCFSTECASYNGNHPIRYCQQCHNIRHNNRRGGDHIYHMALPHISQLDAQTRTYLVQAIVSLLKEAEPLSMDSNRDISEISTNKGSTGFPGSSGGGGGGGGGGGSSGISGGGSGGGSGGGLGSSGFSGAGGSVQCDPTTLEERQLLGRYGVWLLVGLCTPNQDTPIEILGRLLSMLFHWFHVTAYSFDGQAESALEKLKTEYVCGWLSKVMKTHYDVFISCLLPHPADYVRVGGHWETLASRTSHLKDGLNRLFCLVPYEVITTDVWDYVMPHWMEAMVNDVPEHELHELKMILCKILDPDMSPLGFDAKKMYNFVAKRFINTSPKVQEQALNWLQTLTMLEIMIPLCQLFSMFSDGVAVMGKMNTTESEEKPNKAMKNEGDNTIFVENESGKSTPLSDDAIPIPRHMEFNTNAELNLSCCILMLDILLKQMELQDVDKHTGINSSVCKNACHLMKSIVASNWNNCHICDSKNECSYCESRVIWHQLCLQLVTYMAPENPAYPPDTIIDETVEDHGRKGSPESTRKSDSKPDVVINMPVPELHSVGGVLVHMPHFFEQIMTATVETVSEQLDLAAIMPAEKVMSAVARAVTLSDTDVATATVSVAKPHLIGENDQPLNCSPENELDDFWQTSVGKFRFSIDELPEQLQYIHKLLKEIQTIDKADILYYMLQCLNVMCLYGDAFNTAVKDHQGFFIWCQENLLIRNLWELLNAEYSHIAEVTVPLLLHCVTLPCGTDTFCRLIKEEFQNSDWRIRFLAVERVTLIARFMDSTPLRNVLSLQAALAIAFCYLITSMDDSNVYVAQRATLYLGTIHDTSVRSLILCLETQFDLVIEDRPMVLQSLYQLHNCLSDRRILTWEFFLNRFDAVFLEAQINLEKSGDIVYLRDLRNTDLNSEIFMKKLHRAHEALSQSDGSGTSSVKTLSANFGTKWPYKRTMSAPASMIPRQDTKQEKEKIYSRQYSAPILKRKSSRFGLDGHVHSLNMVDEGGTLPNYTHKIVDFEEADKETIHLLVFLLMQFLSRQDQAYPTDEKPLSKTQGIVLRHLYLLLGYNQTERTFHISPQRLRLSPVFNVFVANLPQLLDQNHVMGWVMTPPVLAILQHCPCPPQGVPPTDHQQPTYSLWYLEPHIRRSWLMSLLVILYKCQYSQQPWCNQLQALIKIVLNTLDAQHHQCKRIPATVVMGGPPSRSRDVSQPSLGVDHELAASAMGEFDSESPPIRTPLISVHQRSPSAIHSQSLAMETHWEESGPPCRYTNKHSSCSINADDTESELAAIPESPKSDSTLHGSSGGSLGELEESTAVVTRSASIHGARTSTTSDIVGKIEVNHSNRLKSGMPATRPTWFLGSEDDTHQANKFGTQKKWSVHEGVKMMVTSTFLGGQHESSKQPSMSKVSITEEKGQLHFNGDNISARPFGLSSAFAVATSISHIQRYEPPAEKTPPSIPKMADSPNSKQLGRQKHVEQPTTIVSPVSPCQAITVTSSDQSSSPAMSSISSQITSTENGQHASWLGSPQLPMTTPTIERLLPIGTTRLTASRTSQRVLRCEDAYGSPESPLSKMDVLTVSSSFEQDSETCMSSDVTSPRSISQLEFPMPERLLPVGPQRDISRLAERVRQALGVTDIDDTNKKNNDVKDETITSLKQDSITSENMSTSLMPTSNEIHSSRSASPRRLIKQVALESPPPAIEGIDFNSRIFEQEKKTKSKDQIRIQRDKPRKVGTVTAPDVAFARHMNSWSGPQIQSNLDYVSQQAYHANFNLKQSLFRIGDDCVYDRCSDCGTIKEEYSDEELGLCIIILGTFIHREPSLAAPLLPEILSVVTKVALHAMYPWQSETNMHLPGGAISVAHQFLRCVLHQLAPNGIFMQMFQTHLNESTRMQFFKSVAQALVDFNELNPIAPLQLLLETLNAKKSLPVERLPIILHNIACYLDCLPLEAGLGPGAATWSGLLTQFDGLFRRLVLMLSSIEDTLPLLRIMISVLKVPGIQQSKGLLDPFSKVLSYAIQNSTLKYSYLIDLCYLCHRGFTRDRDKHFLGRTIVFELIQVIKFKTTIPDSNLLLLLHFVLQDIGGALPNTVAMEQIQSDVPSIYNTNASDSLRSQLFEVLDFLADFHTLSKIKSYNKGLQAGLNEDTLGGMLKCGLAQYVAIEITKGNNRENRAVGRYLSWLYSAPSMIQQGAREYVDCIGHIRLLSWLLLGSLTHSAMFTGNSNTHSHGSPISSAQPIPQEMSCHVADHIQVIFSAFPEQSKASVLHMSSLFHAFILCQLWTMYLEELSKNNPSNSESQNVTMNTLLEFWGKITPCILQLVSCSKILAEMVNLHFLSLLEALLECGSIVLSKLLPLWSPILFSHHAQLPGHLQVRLQNCRDFPPSRMSEHFVSIRRESNAVLLRWLHRLQFKMGQIEMQSSTATQFYSI